A single region of the Ctenopharyngodon idella isolate HZGC_01 chromosome 21, HZGC01, whole genome shotgun sequence genome encodes:
- the vps29 gene encoding vacuolar protein sorting-associated protein 29, with protein MLVLVLGDLHIPHRCNTLPPKFKKLLVPGKIQHILCTGNLCTKESYDYLKTLAGDVHIVRGDFDENLNYPEQKVVTVGQFKIGLIHGHQVIPWGDMASLALLQRQLDVDILISGHTHKFEAFENENKFYINPGSATGAYSALESNITPSFVLMDIQASTVVTYVYQLIGDDVKVERIEYKKS; from the exons ATG CTGGTGCTTGTATTAGGTGACCTGCACATTCCCCACCGATGCAACACCCTGCCTCccaaattcaaaaagttgctGGTGCCTGGCAAGATTCAGCACATCCTCTGCACAGGAAACCTCTGTACAAAGGAGAGCTACGACTACCTGAAAACACTCGCTGGAGACGTGCACATTGTCAGAGGAGACTTTGATGAG AACTTGAATTACCCAGAGCAGAAGGTGGTGACAGTGGGGCAGTTTAAAATCGGTCTGATCCACGGACACCAGGTGATCCCATGGGGTGACATGGCAAGCTTGGCGCTGCTTCAAAGGCAGCTGGATGTGGATATTCTCATTTCTGgccacacacacaaatttgAGGCTTTTGAGAATGAGAACAAATTTTATATAAACCCCGGATCTGCTACAGGGGCCTATAGCGCACTGGAAAG CAACATCACACCATCATTTGTTTTGATGGACATTCAAGCATCCACAGTGGTAACGTATGTCTATCAGCTCATTGGAGACGACGTCAAAGTCGAGAGAATCGAATACAAAAAGTCGTAA
- the LOC127503540 gene encoding protein FAM216A isoform X1, which yields MKKHVKFLENNSDKSRLHHKKSFLPLRPSGLNHVQTGKANSVFGYKIQRPATVQVPEQNQDIKTIHIPKTMTAAPFLQHPGLTPGQKRFLYSIAEAYSKEHMRQLIRQHYMNVLHRCIRTVPDAHHVNVNVKLQMSTYTPEAEHMTNSQSTPMSKTKESGKRSLTSEKVKKTTLPKIVNHQRVSSGLAKSNMVQSRKRRTTIAKHASSQGSRPWEADFEWEATETDSYLAGQMSGLSFNESEDDEEDFLFLT from the exons ATGAAAAAGCACGTGAAATTCCTTGAAAACAACAGCGATAAAAGCCGTCTGCACcacaaaaagtcatttttgcctTTAAG GCCATCTGGTCTCAACCATGTGCAAACTG GAAAAGCAAACTCAGTATTTGGATATAAAATACAGAGACCTGCAACTGTACAAGTGCCAGAACAAAATCAGGACATTAAAACTATTCATATCCCTAAGACCATGACTGCTGCTCCATTTTTACAG CATCCAGGCTTGACACCCGGACAGAAGCGTTTCCTGTACAGTATCGCAGAGGCCTACAGCAAAGAGCACATGCGGCAGCTAATACGTCAACATTATATGAATGTATTACACAGGTGTATCAGGACAG TGCCGGATGCGCATCAtgtgaatgtaaatgtgaaACTGCAGATGTCAACATACACCCCAGAAGCAGAACACATGACAAACTCCCAAAGTACACCAATGAGCAAGACAAAAGAAAGTGGAAAGAGATCTTTGACTTCAGAGAAAGTCAAGAAAACAACTTTACCTAAAATTGTAAATCATCaaag AGTGTCTTCTGGATTAGCAAAATCGAACATGGTACAATCAAGAAAAAGGAGGACTACCATTGCAAAACATGCTTCTTCACAGG GATCACGCCCATGGGAAGCTGACTTTGAATGGGAGGCAACTGAAACAGATTCCTACCTTGCTGGACAAATGAGTGGCCTGTCTTTCAACGAATCGGAAGATGATGAAGAGGACTTTCTATTTCTTACCTAA
- the LOC127503540 gene encoding protein FAM216A isoform X2: MKKHVKFLENNSDKSRLHHKKSFLPLRPSGLNHVQTGKANSVFGYKIQRPATVQVPEQNQDIKTIHIPKTMTAAPFLQHPGLTPGQKRFLYSIAEAYSKEHMRQLIRQHYMNVLHRCIRTVPDAHHVNVNVKLQMSTYTPEAEHMTNSQSTPMSKTKESGKRSLTSEKVKKTTLPKIVNHQR, from the exons ATGAAAAAGCACGTGAAATTCCTTGAAAACAACAGCGATAAAAGCCGTCTGCACcacaaaaagtcatttttgcctTTAAG GCCATCTGGTCTCAACCATGTGCAAACTG GAAAAGCAAACTCAGTATTTGGATATAAAATACAGAGACCTGCAACTGTACAAGTGCCAGAACAAAATCAGGACATTAAAACTATTCATATCCCTAAGACCATGACTGCTGCTCCATTTTTACAG CATCCAGGCTTGACACCCGGACAGAAGCGTTTCCTGTACAGTATCGCAGAGGCCTACAGCAAAGAGCACATGCGGCAGCTAATACGTCAACATTATATGAATGTATTACACAGGTGTATCAGGACAG TGCCGGATGCGCATCAtgtgaatgtaaatgtgaaACTGCAGATGTCAACATACACCCCAGAAGCAGAACACATGACAAACTCCCAAAGTACACCAATGAGCAAGACAAAAGAAAGTGGAAAGAGATCTTTGACTTCAGAGAAAGTCAAGAAAACAACTTTACCTAAAATTGTAAATCATCaaaggtaa
- the gpn3 gene encoding GPN-loop GTPase 3 isoform X2 — MPRYAQLVMGPAGSGKSTYCATMIDHCQALNRSVQVVNLDPAAEHFEYPVMADIRELIQVDDVMEDDSLRFGPNGGLIFCMEYFANNFDWLEESLGHVEDDYILFDCPGQIELYTHLPVMKQLVEQLQQWEFRVCGIFLVDSQFMVETFKFISGVMAALSAMVILEIPQVNIMTKMDLLSPKAKKEMEKYLDPDMYSMMEDNSAGLRSKKFRKLTKAICGLANLNITPTVTQQSGSLICTPPAFAYTSPCSRQY, encoded by the exons ATGCCTCGATACGCGCAACTAGTGATGGGTCCTGCCGGAAGTGGAAAG agtACTTACTGTGCCACAATGATAGACCATTGCCAGGCCCTCAACAGATCTGTACAGGTGGTAAATCTGGATCCAGCTGCAGAACATTTTGAGTATCCTGTCATGGCAG ATATTCGAGAGCTGATCCAGGTAGATGACGTTATGGAGGATGACTCCCTGAGATTCGGCCCCAATGGAGGACTGATCTTCTGTATGGAGTATTTCGCCAACAACTTTGACTGGCTGGAGGAGAGTCTTGGTCATGTGGAGGATGACTACATACTGTTTGATTGCCCTG GTCAGATCGAGCTGTACACACATCTGCCTGTTATGAAGCAGCTTGTGGAACAGCTGCAGCAGTGGGAGTTCCGTGTGTGTGGCATCTTCCTGGTTGACTCGCAGTTCATGGTCGAGACCTTCAAG TTTATCTCTGGAGTTATGGCTGCCTTGAGTGCTATGGTCATTCTAGAAATTCCACAAGTCAACATAATGACCAAAATGGATCTGCTCAGTCCAAAGGCTAAGAAGGAAATGGAGAA GTATCTAGACCCGGATATGTACTCAATGATGGAGGACAACTCTGCTGGTTTGAGAAGCAAGAAATTCAGAAAATTAACCAAGGCCATATGTGGTTTG gcgaatctcaacataacaccgactgtgacgcaacagtcgggatcattaatatgtacgcccccaGCTTTTGCATATACCAGCCCCTGTTCAAGGCAGTATTAA
- the gpn3 gene encoding GPN-loop GTPase 3 isoform X1: MPRYAQLVMGPAGSGKSTYCATMIDHCQALNRSVQVVNLDPAAEHFEYPVMADIRELIQVDDVMEDDSLRFGPNGGLIFCMEYFANNFDWLEESLGHVEDDYILFDCPGQIELYTHLPVMKQLVEQLQQWEFRVCGIFLVDSQFMVETFKFISGVMAALSAMVILEIPQVNIMTKMDLLSPKAKKEMEKYLDPDMYSMMEDNSAGLRSKKFRKLTKAICGLIDDYSMVRFLPFDRTDEEGINIVLQHIDFSIQYGEDLEFKEPKEVDEEPSNTNFDEFFQDTADS; this comes from the exons ATGCCTCGATACGCGCAACTAGTGATGGGTCCTGCCGGAAGTGGAAAG agtACTTACTGTGCCACAATGATAGACCATTGCCAGGCCCTCAACAGATCTGTACAGGTGGTAAATCTGGATCCAGCTGCAGAACATTTTGAGTATCCTGTCATGGCAG ATATTCGAGAGCTGATCCAGGTAGATGACGTTATGGAGGATGACTCCCTGAGATTCGGCCCCAATGGAGGACTGATCTTCTGTATGGAGTATTTCGCCAACAACTTTGACTGGCTGGAGGAGAGTCTTGGTCATGTGGAGGATGACTACATACTGTTTGATTGCCCTG GTCAGATCGAGCTGTACACACATCTGCCTGTTATGAAGCAGCTTGTGGAACAGCTGCAGCAGTGGGAGTTCCGTGTGTGTGGCATCTTCCTGGTTGACTCGCAGTTCATGGTCGAGACCTTCAAG TTTATCTCTGGAGTTATGGCTGCCTTGAGTGCTATGGTCATTCTAGAAATTCCACAAGTCAACATAATGACCAAAATGGATCTGCTCAGTCCAAAGGCTAAGAAGGAAATGGAGAA GTATCTAGACCCGGATATGTACTCAATGATGGAGGACAACTCTGCTGGTTTGAGAAGCAAGAAATTCAGAAAATTAACCAAGGCCATATGTGGTTTG ATTGATGATTACAGTATGGTTCGATTCCTTCCCTTTGATCGCACTGATGAGGAGGGCATCAACATTGTCCTGCAGCACATTGATTTCTCCATACAGTATGGTGAAGACCTGGAGTTTAAAGAGCCCAAG GAAGTTGATGAGGAACCCAGTAACACGAATTTTGACGAGTTCTTCCAAGACACAGCAGATTCTTGA
- the arpc3 gene encoding actin-related protein 2/3 complex subunit 3 produces MPAYHSSLMDADTKLVGNMALLPLKTQFKGPAPKETKDTDIIDEAIYYFKANVFFKNYEIKNEADRTLIYTTLYISECLKKLQKCSSRGQGEKEMYTLGITNFPIPGEPGFPLNAMYAKPSNKQEEETMRAYLQQIRQETGLRLCDRVFDPQTDKPSKWWVCFVKKQFMNKSLSAPGQ; encoded by the exons ATGCCG GCTTACCATTCAAGCCTGATGGATGCAGACACCAAACTGGTGGGGAATATGGCGTTATTGCCCCTTAAAACACAGTTCAAGGGTCCTGCTCCTAAAGAAA CCAAAGACACAGATATCATTGACGAGGCCATCTACTACTTCAAAGCCAATGTTTTCTTCAAGAACTATGAAATTAAG AATGAGGCTGATCGAACTTTGATCTACACCACTCTTTACATCTCTGAATGCCTGAAGAAGCTCCAAAAG TGCAGTTCAAGGGGTCAAGGAGAGAAGGAGATGTACACACTGGGAATTACCAACTTTCCCATCCCTGGAGAACCTGGCTTCCCTCTGAATGCAATGTATGCTAAACCCTCCAACAAACAGGAGGAAG AAACGATGAGGGCTTACCTGCAACAAATCCGACAGGAGACAGGACTGAGATTGTGTGACCGTGTGTTCGACCCTCAGACAGACAAACCAAGCAAG TGGTGGGTGTGCTTTGTGAAGAAACAGTTCATGAACAAAAGTCTGTCTGCACCTGGCCAGTAA
- the ube2g1b gene encoding ubiquitin-conjugating enzyme E2G 1b has protein sequence MTEQSALLLRKQLAELNKNPVEGFSAGLIDDEDIYQWEVVVIGPQDTLFEGGFFKAHLIFPHDYPLRPPKMKFITEIWHPNVAKNGDVCISILHEPGEDKFGYEKPEERWLPIHTVETIMISVISMLADPNGDSPANVDAAKEWREDPNGEFKRKVARCVRKSQEMAFD, from the exons atgactgaGCAATCGGCCCTGCTTCTGCGAAAACAGCTAGCAG AGCTCAACAAAAACCCAGTGGAAGGTTTTTCTGCTGGTCTGATTGATGATGAGGATATCTATCAGTGGGAGGTTGTCGTGATTGGCCCTCAAGACACATTGTT CGAAGGTGGATTTTTTAAGGCGCATCTCATCTTCCCTCATGATTACCCACTTCGGCCTCCTAAGATGAAGTTTATTACTGAGATTTGGCATCCTAATG TTGCGAAGAACGGAGATGTGTGCATTTCAATCCTACATGAGCCAGGAGAGGACAAATTTGGCTATGAGAAACCCGAGGAGCGTTGGCTGCCCATCCACACTGTAGAGACCATCATGATTAGTGTGATCTCCATGTTAGCTGACCCCAATGGGGACTCGCCAGCCAATGTGGATGCAGCT AAAGAATGGAGAGAGGATCCCAACGGCGAGTTCAAGAGGAAAGTCGCCCGCTGTGTGAGGAAAAGCCAAGAGATGGCATTCGACTAG